Proteins encoded within one genomic window of Tabrizicola piscis:
- the pheS gene encoding phenylalanine--tRNA ligase subunit alpha, which produces MDTLRAKYLAAVTGAADESGLEEVRLAALGKKGEISALMATLGKMEPEARKAAGASLNILKDEIDAALRARKTALGDAALDERLKAEWLDVTLPGRPRPRGTIHPVSQVMEELTAIFADMGFSVAEGPQVESDWYNFDALNIPPEHPARQEHDTFFMHRAPGDNRPPHVLRTHTSPVQIRAMMDQGAPIRVIAPGRVYRMDMDQTHTPMFHQVEGLAIDRNISMANLKWTLEEFCRAFFEVDKVELRFRASHFPFTEPSAEVDIRYSNVGGQLKIGEGDKWMEILGSGMVHPKVLQSAGVDPTQWQGFAFGMGIDRIAMLKYGIPDLRAFFEADLRWLRHYGFSALDVPDLAGGLSV; this is translated from the coding sequence ATCGACACGCTCAGGGCCAAATATCTTGCCGCCGTCACCGGTGCAGCGGATGAATCCGGCCTCGAAGAGGTGCGCCTTGCCGCCCTTGGCAAGAAGGGCGAAATAAGCGCGCTGATGGCCACCTTGGGCAAGATGGAGCCTGAGGCAAGGAAGGCCGCCGGTGCCAGCCTGAACATCCTGAAGGATGAGATTGACGCCGCCCTCCGCGCCCGCAAGACCGCGCTGGGCGATGCGGCGCTGGATGAACGGCTCAAGGCGGAATGGCTGGATGTCACCCTGCCGGGCCGCCCGCGCCCGCGTGGGACGATCCACCCCGTCAGTCAGGTCATGGAAGAACTGACCGCCATCTTCGCCGATATGGGGTTTTCCGTGGCCGAAGGCCCGCAGGTGGAATCCGACTGGTACAACTTCGACGCCCTCAACATTCCGCCGGAACACCCCGCCAGGCAGGAACATGACACTTTCTTCATGCACCGCGCGCCCGGCGACAACCGCCCGCCGCACGTCCTGCGCACCCATACCAGCCCGGTCCAGATCCGGGCGATGATGGATCAGGGCGCGCCGATCCGCGTCATCGCGCCGGGCCGCGTCTACCGCATGGACATGGACCAGACCCACACGCCGATGTTCCATCAGGTCGAAGGTCTGGCGATTGACCGCAACATCTCCATGGCCAACCTGAAATGGACGCTGGAAGAATTCTGCCGCGCGTTCTTCGAGGTGGACAAGGTCGAACTCCGCTTCCGCGCCAGCCACTTCCCCTTCACCGAACCCTCGGCCGAGGTGGACATCCGCTATTCCAACGTCGGCGGCCAGTTGAAGATTGGCGAAGGCGACAAGTGGATGGAAATCCTCGGCTCGGGCATGGTTCACCCCAAGGTCCTGCAATCGGCAGGGGTTGACCCGACGCAGTGGCAGGGCTTCGCCTTCGGCATGGGCATCGACCGGATCGCCATGCTGAAATACGGCATCCCCGACCTGCGCGCCTTCTTCGAGGCAGACCTGCGCTGGCTGCGCCACTACGGGTTCTCCGCGCTGGACGTGCCGGATCTGGCAGGGGGATTGAGCGTGTGA
- the speB gene encoding agmatinase, whose product MTNSYESGRLNLPFVGISTFGKNPYQPDWSKIDADFAVLGAPFDFGTQWRAGARFGPRGIREASTLFSFGHAGAYDHEDDVTYLEGVRILDIGDADIVHTDTETSHANIETGVRAILAAGAVPVVLGGDHSINIPCIRAFEGRPIHIVQIDAHLDFVDVRHGVRHGHGNPMRRAAEQSHVTGLSQLGIRNVSSTSKEGYDAARAMGSDILSVRQMRKLGVEAVLARIPAGVDYYLTLDIDGFDPSIAPGTGTPSHGGFLYYEVLELIDGLTKQGRIVGIDLVEVAPDYDHTGTTTILAAQILLNTIGRIAHNAKR is encoded by the coding sequence ATGACCAACAGCTATGAAAGCGGGCGGCTGAACCTGCCCTTTGTCGGGATTTCAACCTTCGGCAAGAACCCCTATCAGCCCGACTGGTCAAAGATCGACGCTGACTTCGCAGTGCTGGGCGCGCCGTTCGATTTTGGCACCCAATGGCGGGCCGGGGCGCGGTTCGGGCCAAGGGGCATCCGCGAAGCTTCGACCCTGTTTTCCTTCGGCCATGCCGGGGCCTATGACCACGAAGACGATGTGACCTATCTGGAAGGCGTCCGCATCCTTGATATTGGCGATGCCGACATCGTCCATACCGATACCGAAACCAGTCACGCCAATATAGAAACCGGCGTCCGTGCCATTCTGGCTGCGGGCGCGGTGCCGGTTGTCCTTGGTGGCGATCATTCGATCAACATCCCCTGCATCCGCGCGTTTGAGGGTCGTCCGATTCACATCGTCCAGATCGACGCGCATCTGGATTTCGTCGATGTCCGCCACGGGGTGCGCCATGGCCACGGCAACCCGATGCGGCGCGCGGCGGAACAATCCCACGTCACCGGCCTTAGCCAGCTCGGGATCCGCAACGTCAGCTCCACCTCCAAGGAAGGCTATGACGCCGCCCGCGCGATGGGGTCAGACATCCTGTCGGTCCGACAAATGCGCAAGCTGGGGGTCGAGGCAGTGCTGGCCCGCATCCCGGCAGGGGTGGACTACTACCTGACGCTGGACATTGACGGCTTCGACCCCTCGATCGCCCCCGGCACAGGCACCCCGTCGCACGGCGGTTTCTTGTACTATGAAGTGCTGGAACTGATCGACGGGCTGACCAAGCAGGGCCGGATCGTGGGGATCGACCTTGTCGAGGTCGCGCCCGACTATGACCACACCGGCACGACCACGATCCTTGCGGCCCAGATCCTTCTCAACACCATCGGGCGCATTGCCCATAACGCGAAGCGCTAG
- a CDS encoding enoyl-CoA hydratase/isomerase family protein translates to MIKAEVMGSCCILRLARSEKANALTGAMLQDLRAAIVSAGDSGAKALILTGEGRVFSAGADLDEMANGLGTSPAWEALSGSIATFPGLTIAALNGTLAGGATGMALACDIRIAVPTAQFFYPVMRLGYLPQPSDPARLTEIVGPGRARMILLAGQRIGADEALAWGLIDRITPPEALMDTAMALAADALAADQTHVAALARLARGDQA, encoded by the coding sequence ATGATCAAGGCAGAAGTTATGGGCAGTTGCTGCATCCTGCGGCTTGCGCGCAGCGAAAAGGCAAATGCGCTGACCGGGGCAATGCTGCAGGACTTGCGCGCCGCCATCGTCAGCGCAGGTGACTCGGGGGCCAAGGCCCTGATCCTGACCGGCGAAGGTCGCGTCTTTTCCGCCGGGGCGGACCTTGACGAAATGGCCAACGGTCTGGGAACCAGCCCGGCATGGGAGGCCCTGTCCGGGTCCATCGCCACCTTCCCCGGCCTCACCATCGCCGCGTTGAACGGCACACTTGCGGGCGGGGCCACCGGAATGGCACTGGCCTGCGATATCCGCATCGCGGTCCCCACGGCGCAGTTCTTCTACCCGGTCATGCGGCTTGGCTATCTGCCGCAACCGTCCGACCCGGCGCGCCTGACGGAGATTGTCGGGCCGGGCCGGGCGCGGATGATCCTTCTCGCTGGTCAAAGGATCGGCGCTGATGAGGCACTGGCTTGGGGTCTGATCGACCGCATCACCCCGCCCGAGGCGCTGATGGATACCGCAATGGCCCTTGCGGCGGACGCGCTGGCGGCGGATCAAACACATGTCGCGGCCTTGGCGCGGCTGGCACGAGGGGATCAGGCATGA
- a CDS encoding DUF2125 domain-containing protein, with amino-acid sequence MTRILSCTTALALVLGAPAAWADVTPEEVWQSWQTMATSAGQDLTFDSATRTGDTLEVSGLVVTFDDDMGGSFSAALDRLSFKDNGDGTVGVTMADSYPMTLAFPDDGEGPSSLKLTVSQPGTEITAGGSATETSYSLVSPTVSVKLDEVIGKDGQPRETEADLVLTEMAATYVVLTEGDKTALDSSFSAKSMALNVAGKGAAGEGEGTVAVALSDLTGTTKGNFLGAEVMANMAVALNSGFTTESTFGFGAMTLNADITEASGPVKIAGNLTGGGFNLAIDKDKVNYGTSFAGGNFTASGPEIPFPEVVVGFAETAFSILMPVSKSETPQDFALVTKLVDFTVSEDVWGLVDPGAMLSREPATFIVDVKGTGFWKQDIMDPAVQMEGVEPPGELTSLDLSQVLVKGAGAEVGATGALTFDNTDLVSFQGVPAPTGSINVSIKGVNALIDNLIAMGILPDDQAMGARMMLGVFARPGPGPDELTSVIEFKDGGLFANGQQLQ; translated from the coding sequence ATGACCCGGATCCTGTCTTGCACCACCGCACTTGCGCTTGTTCTCGGCGCTCCGGCCGCCTGGGCCGATGTCACGCCCGAGGAGGTTTGGCAGAGCTGGCAGACGATGGCCACCTCGGCCGGGCAGGACCTGACCTTTGACAGTGCCACCCGGACTGGCGACACGCTGGAGGTTTCGGGTCTGGTCGTGACCTTTGATGATGACATGGGCGGCAGCTTTTCGGCGGCACTTGACCGGCTGAGCTTCAAGGACAATGGCGATGGAACCGTCGGCGTGACTATGGCCGACAGCTACCCGATGACGCTGGCTTTCCCGGATGACGGTGAGGGCCCAAGTTCGCTGAAGCTGACGGTGTCGCAGCCGGGGACCGAGATCACCGCCGGGGGAAGTGCCACGGAAACCAGCTACAGCCTTGTTTCGCCAACCGTATCCGTCAAGCTGGACGAAGTGATCGGCAAGGATGGCCAGCCCCGGGAGACCGAGGCTGATCTGGTGCTGACCGAAATGGCCGCCACCTATGTGGTGTTGACGGAAGGTGACAAGACCGCGCTGGACAGCAGCTTTTCCGCCAAGTCGATGGCGCTGAATGTGGCTGGCAAAGGCGCTGCGGGTGAGGGCGAGGGGACAGTGGCTGTCGCGCTGTCCGATCTTACCGGCACGACGAAAGGCAACTTCCTTGGCGCTGAAGTGATGGCGAACATGGCGGTAGCGCTGAATTCGGGCTTCACGACGGAAAGCACTTTCGGCTTCGGGGCGATGACGCTGAATGCCGATATCACCGAAGCCAGCGGCCCGGTGAAGATTGCCGGCAACCTGACCGGCGGTGGTTTCAATCTTGCGATCGACAAGGACAAGGTGAACTACGGCACGTCATTCGCCGGGGGGAACTTCACCGCCTCGGGGCCCGAGATTCCGTTCCCGGAGGTCGTGGTGGGCTTTGCGGAAACCGCGTTCAGCATTCTGATGCCGGTGTCGAAATCCGAAACGCCGCAGGACTTTGCGCTTGTGACCAAGCTGGTCGATTTCACGGTGTCAGAAGATGTCTGGGGTCTGGTCGATCCCGGCGCCATGCTGTCGCGTGAGCCGGCGACGTTCATTGTCGATGTGAAGGGTACCGGGTTCTGGAAGCAGGACATCATGGACCCCGCCGTGCAGATGGAGGGCGTCGAACCTCCGGGTGAGCTGACGTCGCTGGACCTTTCACAGGTGCTGGTCAAGGGAGCGGGGGCCGAGGTCGGGGCGACGGGTGCCCTGACGTTTGACAACACCGATCTGGTGTCGTTTCAAGGCGTTCCGGCACCGACGGGCAGCATCAACGTGTCGATCAAGGGCGTGAATGCGTTGATCGACAACCTGATCGCGATGGGGATTCTGCCGGACGATCAGGCGATGGGCGCGCGGATGATGCTGGGCGTGTTCGCCCGCCCCGGCCCCGGCCCGGATGAGCTGACCTCGGTGATCGAGTTCAAGGATGGCGGGCTTTTTGCCAACGGTCAGCAGCTGCAATAG
- a CDS encoding TldD/PmbA family protein: MTASLSDLTAALLEAARKAGAESADAMAVDGTSMSIEIRKGALEQAERSEGVEIGLRVLMGRRQACVSASDTSAATITALAERAVAMAREAPEDPHAGLADPSQLAQGWDLAALDLADPADEPGAAALEAAARAVEAAALETKGITQIEAAAGYSRRQLHLAATNGFSGGYGRTTTSLSGVAFTGSGTEMQRDYAGESRTYAADMPGAEGIGQLAAERTMQRVGSVKPKTGTYPVVYDERVAASLIGHLLSAINGSSIARGSSWARDLLGKQVLPMGLSLIEDPHRPRIPSSRPFDGEGLATRRREIVSDGVLTGWVLDLATGRKLGMPSTASASRGTSAPPSPSTSGIDLTPGLHSRADLIAQMGTGLLVTSMIGSTINPTTGDYSRGASGFWVENGVITHPVHECTIAGNLRDMLLRIIPGNDARAHLSTRVPSILIDGMTLAGA, from the coding sequence ATGACCGCCAGCCTTTCCGATCTGACCGCCGCCTTGCTTGAGGCTGCCCGCAAGGCCGGGGCCGAAAGTGCCGATGCGATGGCTGTGGACGGCACCTCGATGTCCATCGAGATCCGCAAGGGGGCCTTGGAGCAGGCGGAACGGTCTGAAGGGGTTGAGATTGGCCTGCGCGTGCTGATGGGGCGGCGGCAGGCTTGCGTTTCAGCCTCCGACACCTCGGCCGCGACGATCACCGCATTGGCGGAACGCGCCGTCGCCATGGCGCGCGAGGCACCGGAAGACCCGCATGCCGGGCTGGCCGACCCCAGCCAGCTTGCGCAAGGCTGGGACCTTGCGGCGCTGGATCTGGCCGACCCCGCGGACGAGCCCGGGGCTGCAGCGCTTGAAGCCGCCGCCCGCGCGGTTGAGGCTGCGGCGCTGGAGACGAAGGGCATCACCCAGATCGAAGCCGCGGCGGGTTACAGCCGCCGTCAGCTTCACCTTGCCGCGACAAACGGGTTTTCGGGGGGGTATGGCCGCACGACAACCTCGCTGTCCGGGGTGGCTTTCACCGGATCGGGCACCGAGATGCAGCGCGACTATGCCGGGGAATCCCGCACCTATGCCGCGGACATGCCGGGGGCCGAAGGGATTGGCCAGCTTGCGGCCGAACGCACGATGCAGCGGGTCGGGTCCGTCAAACCCAAGACCGGGACTTATCCGGTGGTCTATGATGAACGGGTCGCGGCCTCGCTGATCGGGCATCTGTTGTCAGCGATCAACGGCAGTTCGATTGCGCGCGGGTCAAGCTGGGCGCGTGACCTTTTGGGCAAGCAGGTCCTGCCCATGGGCCTGTCGCTGATCGAAGACCCGCACCGCCCGCGAATCCCATCCTCACGCCCGTTTGACGGCGAGGGGCTGGCGACCCGTCGGCGCGAGATTGTGTCCGACGGTGTGCTCACCGGCTGGGTGCTGGACCTTGCGACCGGGCGCAAGCTGGGGATGCCGTCCACCGCCAGCGCGTCACGGGGGACGTCAGCGCCACCGTCGCCGTCGACGTCGGGGATTGATCTGACGCCTGGATTGCACAGCCGCGCGGACCTGATCGCGCAGATGGGGACGGGGCTTCTGGTCACGTCGATGATCGGATCGACGATCAACCCGACCACCGGGGACTATTCGCGCGGGGCCTCGGGGTTCTGGGTGGAGAACGGGGTGATCACACACCCGGTCCACGAATGTACCATTGCCGGTAACCTGCGCGACATGCTGTTGCGGATCATCCCGGGCAACGACGCCCGCGCCCATCTGTCGACCCGTGTGCCGTCCATCCTGATCGACGGGATGACCCTTGCCGGAGCGTGA
- a CDS encoding 3'(2'),5'-bisphosphate nucleotidase CysQ — protein MPERDLALLTDAAREAGRIAMRFWRREPKVWDKGGEHGPVTEADLAVNDMLKQMLLAARPDYGWLSEETPDNADRLSRDTVFIIDPIDGTRAFVAGEETFAHSLAVAHRGRVTAGVVFLPALDKIYTASASAPPLKDGQPIAVSRRDRLEGADILTTKVNMTPEKWPGGVPEINRSFRASLAYRLCLAAEGRHDGMLTLRDAWEWDIAAGGLIAERAGAVVTDQTGAALQFNTPGAQAKGVLALPPALHAEALRRLRG, from the coding sequence TTGCCGGAGCGTGACCTTGCCCTTCTGACGGACGCCGCGCGTGAGGCGGGGCGTATCGCCATGCGCTTCTGGCGGCGGGAGCCGAAGGTTTGGGACAAGGGGGGCGAGCATGGCCCGGTGACCGAGGCGGACCTTGCGGTCAATGACATGCTGAAGCAGATGCTTCTGGCCGCCCGACCGGATTATGGCTGGCTGTCCGAGGAAACGCCGGACAATGCTGACCGCCTGTCCAGGGATACCGTCTTTATCATCGACCCGATCGACGGCACCCGTGCCTTTGTCGCCGGGGAAGAGACCTTTGCCCATTCCCTTGCCGTAGCCCATCGCGGCCGGGTGACGGCGGGGGTCGTGTTCCTGCCGGCGCTGGACAAGATCTATACCGCATCGGCGTCAGCCCCGCCGCTGAAGGACGGCCAGCCGATTGCCGTCAGCCGCAGGGACCGGCTGGAGGGCGCGGATATCCTGACGACGAAGGTGAACATGACGCCCGAGAAATGGCCGGGCGGGGTGCCAGAGATCAATCGAAGCTTCCGCGCCTCGCTTGCCTATCGGCTGTGTCTGGCTGCGGAAGGGCGGCATGACGGGATGCTGACCCTGCGCGATGCATGGGAATGGGACATCGCCGCCGGGGGGCTGATTGCGGAACGTGCCGGGGCGGTAGTGACCGACCAGACTGGCGCTGCCCTGCAGTTCAACACCCCGGGCGCGCAGGCGAAGGGCGTTCTGGCCCTGCCACCGGCGCTACATGCCGAGGCCCTGCGCAGGCTGCGGGGCTGA
- a CDS encoding DEAD/DEAH box helicase: MTMTNVAAPLAQALAGKGYEVLTAVQAAVLAEGVAGRDMLVSAQTGSGKTVAFGLAIAPEILAGQDRLLYADQPLALIIAPTRELALQVARELEWLYAGAGAKIATCVGGMDYRTEKRALERGAHIVVGTPGRLRDHIERRSLDLSGLRAAVLDEADEMLDLGFAEDLEFILAAAPEDRRTLMFSATVPKEIEKLAGTFQKDALRIQAQGEARQHVDIEYRAISVAVRDREHAIFNILRFYESQTAIVFCKTRVNVNHLMARMGNRGFQVVALSGELSQQERTHALQALRDGRARVCIATDVAARGIDLPGLELVIHADLPSNSEILLHRSGRTGRAGKKGVSALIVTPAEFKKAQRLLQGAKVTAEWGSAPGADEVQAKDDMRILEHPTLSAPIGDEAGIAGALLEQVGPEAIAAAFVRLWREGRSAPEVLSTDGPTPPPSAPRERGEFGPSVWFRLSVGRAGRAEARWLLPKICDAGGIGKDGIGAIRVREDETFVQIAAPLADKFGASVELDRDLLMQRIEGEPDLDRPRAPSAKFERPERSEPRREKPAYTPKPPRVVEDDDAPVRAEPAKKPYVKREDSPRPAAAAKPAYAKPAYSKPDWQDKPKPYAKREDSPRPARAPYDPDRAARPASGDDAAKKPRWSPDQKSAPRSAGYKSQGGPAGKPARAEGYKSHAATGTGYKPKAEGYKPREDSFKPRDDSDRPARKPYAPKGDDARPFVKREGPPKAGGFKSHAAGGKKPFDKAAPRPAKPKADAKDTSKRFVPPKGPKR; encoded by the coding sequence ATGACGATGACAAACGTGGCCGCGCCATTGGCGCAGGCTTTGGCAGGCAAGGGCTATGAAGTCCTGACCGCCGTGCAGGCAGCTGTGCTGGCCGAAGGCGTCGCCGGGCGCGACATGCTGGTTTCGGCGCAGACCGGATCGGGCAAGACCGTGGCCTTTGGTCTGGCGATTGCGCCGGAAATTCTGGCCGGGCAGGACCGGCTGTTGTACGCCGATCAGCCCTTGGCGCTGATCATCGCCCCGACCCGGGAACTTGCCCTACAGGTCGCTCGCGAACTGGAGTGGCTCTACGCTGGCGCCGGGGCAAAGATCGCCACCTGCGTGGGCGGCATGGACTACCGCACCGAAAAGCGCGCGCTTGAACGTGGGGCGCATATCGTCGTCGGCACGCCCGGCCGCTTGCGCGACCACATCGAACGCCGCAGCCTTGACCTTTCCGGCCTGCGCGCCGCCGTTCTGGACGAAGCCGATGAGATGCTGGACCTTGGCTTTGCCGAGGATCTGGAATTCATCCTTGCCGCCGCCCCGGAAGACCGCCGCACACTGATGTTCTCGGCCACAGTGCCGAAAGAGATCGAAAAGCTGGCCGGAACCTTCCAGAAGGACGCGCTGCGCATTCAGGCGCAGGGTGAGGCGCGGCAGCACGTCGACATCGAATACCGCGCGATCAGCGTTGCCGTGCGCGACCGGGAACACGCGATCTTCAACATCCTGCGCTTCTACGAATCGCAAACCGCAATCGTGTTCTGCAAGACGCGGGTGAACGTGAACCACCTGATGGCCCGCATGGGCAACCGCGGCTTTCAGGTCGTGGCCCTGTCGGGTGAGCTTTCCCAGCAGGAACGCACCCACGCGCTGCAGGCGCTTCGCGATGGCCGGGCGCGCGTGTGTATTGCCACCGATGTGGCTGCACGCGGCATCGACCTGCCGGGCCTGGAACTGGTGATCCATGCCGACCTGCCCTCGAATTCGGAAATCCTGCTGCACCGGTCGGGACGGACCGGTCGGGCCGGGAAAAAGGGGGTCTCGGCGCTTATCGTGACCCCGGCGGAATTCAAGAAGGCCCAGCGCCTGCTGCAAGGCGCAAAGGTCACCGCGGAATGGGGTTCAGCCCCCGGCGCGGATGAGGTTCAGGCCAAGGATGACATGCGCATTCTGGAACACCCAACCCTGTCTGCCCCCATCGGCGACGAGGCGGGGATTGCAGGCGCCCTTCTGGAACAGGTCGGCCCCGAAGCCATCGCCGCCGCTTTCGTTCGGCTGTGGCGCGAAGGCCGCTCGGCCCCCGAGGTTCTGTCGACCGACGGCCCGACCCCGCCGCCCTCAGCCCCGCGTGAACGGGGCGAGTTCGGGCCTTCGGTCTGGTTCCGTCTGTCCGTAGGCCGCGCTGGCCGGGCCGAGGCGCGCTGGCTGCTGCCGAAGATCTGTGACGCCGGCGGCATCGGCAAGGACGGCATCGGTGCGATCCGCGTGCGTGAGGATGAAACCTTCGTCCAGATCGCAGCCCCGCTCGCCGACAAGTTCGGTGCTTCGGTGGAACTTGACCGTGACCTCCTGATGCAACGCATCGAGGGGGAACCTGACCTTGATCGCCCCCGCGCGCCCTCGGCCAAGTTCGAACGGCCCGAACGCAGCGAACCGCGCCGGGAAAAGCCCGCCTACACTCCGAAACCGCCGCGCGTGGTTGAGGATGACGACGCACCCGTGCGCGCGGAACCGGCGAAAAAGCCCTATGTGAAACGGGAAGACAGCCCCCGCCCGGCGGCGGCTGCGAAACCGGCCTATGCCAAACCCGCCTATTCAAAACCAGACTGGCAGGACAAGCCGAAGCCCTACGCCAAGCGCGAAGATAGCCCGCGCCCGGCCCGCGCGCCCTATGATCCGGACCGCGCCGCGCGTCCGGCCAGCGGCGATGACGCCGCCAAGAAACCCCGCTGGTCGCCCGACCAGAAATCCGCGCCCCGTTCGGCCGGCTACAAAAGCCAGGGCGGACCTGCCGGGAAACCGGCGCGTGCGGAAGGCTACAAAAGCCATGCCGCCACTGGCACCGGCTACAAGCCCAAGGCCGAAGGCTACAAGCCCCGCGAAGACAGCTTCAAACCGCGCGATGACAGCGACCGCCCGGCCCGCAAGCCCTACGCCCCGAAAGGCGACGACGCGCGCCCTTTCGTAAAGCGTGAAGGCCCACCGAAGGCAGGGGGGTTCAAAAGCCACGCTGCCGGCGGCAAGAAGCCCTTTGACAAAGCCGCCCCTCGGCCCGCAAAGCCGAAGGCGGATGCCAAGGACACCTCCAAGCGCTTCGTGCCGCCAAAAGGGCCAAAACGCTAA
- a CDS encoding 5-deoxy-glucuronate isomerase: MHIASHDNHNRAIVDMDNALVPLVYFNIVTLAAGQTFDYRTPGYETCVVPATGTVTVETAGETFAQIGNRGVDVWDGEPEGVYVPQDSGARITALTDTEIFIAGAKFHETLRPFAVRAADIDKVQYGSDDTKTHRKIKHILGAAYHDRVGRLLVSELFTVGAGGWSGFPSHKHDTDRLPDETRHDECYNFRFKPDYGSGLQMLQRLDNEPGDAYHIMNRSTVLIDKGYHPCCVLPGYEMYYFTILGGQSQRSLKQYFQPTHAAQLHTIPGIMDMVAKFK; the protein is encoded by the coding sequence ATGCATATCGCCTCGCACGACAACCACAACCGCGCCATCGTCGACATGGACAATGCGCTTGTGCCGCTGGTCTACTTCAACATCGTCACCCTCGCGGCGGGCCAAACCTTCGACTACCGCACCCCCGGCTATGAAACCTGCGTCGTCCCCGCCACCGGGACGGTGACGGTGGAAACGGCGGGCGAGACCTTCGCGCAGATCGGCAACCGGGGCGTTGATGTCTGGGATGGCGAGCCTGAGGGCGTCTATGTCCCGCAAGACTCTGGCGCGCGGATCACGGCCCTGACCGACACGGAAATCTTCATCGCCGGGGCGAAGTTCCACGAAACCCTGCGCCCCTTCGCCGTGCGGGCCGCCGATATCGACAAGGTGCAATACGGGTCGGACGACACGAAAACCCACCGCAAGATCAAGCATATCCTGGGTGCCGCCTACCATGACCGCGTCGGCCGCCTGCTGGTGAGCGAGCTTTTCACCGTCGGCGCAGGTGGCTGGTCGGGGTTCCCCAGCCACAAGCACGACACCGACCGCCTGCCGGATGAGACGCGTCATGACGAGTGCTACAACTTCCGTTTCAAGCCCGACTATGGCTCGGGCCTGCAGATGCTGCAGCGGCTGGATAATGAACCGGGCGACGCCTATCACATCATGAACCGGTCCACCGTTCTGATCGACAAGGGCTATCACCCCTGCTGCGTCCTGCCGGGGTATGAGATGTATTATTTCACCATCCTTGGCGGCCAAAGCCAGCGCAGCCTGAAGCAGTACTTCCAGCCCACCCATGCCGCGCAACTGCACACCATCCCCGGCATCATGGATATGGTGGCCAAGTTCAAATGA
- the iolC gene encoding 5-dehydro-2-deoxygluconokinase, whose product MANLARLAGRNFLVIGRAGMDLYADPPGTSVEDATQFTTALGGSSANIAVALTRQGCKAALVTCVSDDAVGRFCLNQLDAYGINRTHVRPVAGEARNSLAVVETRLENCQSVIYRNNAADFAMTETDVEAVDYTAFSALITTGTVLAAEPSRSAAFRAFHLARAAGLPLIFDVDYRPYSWPSPAVAADVYSRAGAMCDVIVGNDVEFGFMAGHPDLGLAKARSLIADGAQIVVYKMGEKGAVTITREGEFATGIFPTKALKPTGAGDSFLGAFIAGLAAGLPVKDAVLRGSAAAAMVVARIGCAPAMPTIAELDAFLGQHPSPTK is encoded by the coding sequence ATGGCCAACCTTGCGCGCCTTGCCGGGCGGAACTTTCTGGTCATCGGCCGCGCGGGGATGGACCTGTACGCCGACCCCCCCGGCACGAGCGTAGAGGATGCCACGCAGTTCACCACGGCGCTTGGCGGATCGTCGGCCAACATCGCAGTGGCCCTGACGCGGCAGGGGTGCAAGGCGGCGCTGGTGACCTGTGTCTCTGACGATGCGGTTGGCCGCTTTTGCCTGAACCAGCTCGACGCCTATGGCATCAACCGCACCCATGTGCGCCCTGTGGCGGGTGAAGCGCGCAACTCGCTTGCCGTGGTCGAAACGCGGCTGGAAAACTGCCAATCGGTGATCTACCGCAACAACGCCGCTGACTTTGCGATGACGGAGACGGACGTCGAGGCCGTGGATTACACCGCCTTCTCCGCCCTCATCACCACCGGCACCGTCCTTGCCGCCGAACCTTCGCGCTCTGCCGCCTTCCGCGCCTTCCATCTGGCCCGCGCCGCCGGTCTGCCCCTGATCTTCGATGTGGATTACCGGCCCTATTCCTGGCCCTCACCCGCGGTGGCCGCCGATGTCTATTCGCGCGCTGGGGCGATGTGTGATGTGATTGTCGGCAATGATGTCGAGTTTGGCTTCATGGCCGGGCACCCCGATCTGGGCCTTGCAAAGGCGCGTAGCCTGATTGCGGATGGGGCGCAGATCGTCGTCTACAAGATGGGCGAAAAGGGCGCGGTCACGATCACCCGAGAGGGTGAGTTTGCCACCGGCATCTTCCCGACCAAGGCCCTGAAACCCACCGGCGCGGGTGACAGCTTTCTGGGCGCCTTCATCGCCGGGCTGGCGGCTGGCCTTCCGGTCAAGGACGCCGTCCTGCGCGGGTCCGCCGCTGCCGCGATGGTCGTGGCCCGCATCGGCTGCGCCCCCGCCATGCCTACCATCGCCGAACTTGACGCCTTCCTTGGCCAGCACCCAAGCCCGACCAAATAG